The following nucleotide sequence is from Psychroserpens sp. Hel_I_66.
GTACGCCTCCATTCCAGTTATTAGCTGATATTTTAGGGAAATTGTAGACGACATTTCCATTCACGTAAAACGCTCCGTAAGGTTCAGATGGACTAACAATTCTATCAAGCTTTGAAGAAGTCGTAGCGGGTCCTGCTTTAAAATAATTATTTATGATATTATAAGAGCCTTTTTCACCACCATAAATATTGTTTTCTCCCCAATTATATATGACATTATTTCTGAAATCTACAAATTCATTTTCAGAATTCTCTGTCGTTGAAGAACCGCTAAATCTAGGGTTTCTACTATTATTACTAACCAGTAGGTTGTGATGAAAAGAAGCTCTAACGCCTCCCCAAATTCCGCCATAACCATGCGATCCCTTACTATGTATGGAATTATTTAATGCTTCGGAAATAATGCACCATTGTAAAGTAAAATCTTTATTGTTATAAAAGGATGCATTTTCATCTGTTCCCCAGCTTATGGAGCAATGATCTATAATTACATTATTGGTATCTCTACAGCCAAGAGCATCTCCTTCTATGTTGTTAACGTCTCCCATTCTAAATCTCAAATAACGAATTATAACATTATTAGATTTGATAGTTACGGGATAACCTTTAATTGTGATGCCACCTTGAGGTGCTGTTTGTCCTAAAATGGTTAAATCACCTCTATTGATGTCTAATTTAGATGCAAGTTCTATAGTCCCAGAAATTTCAAAAATTATTATTCTTGGTCCCTTTTTAAGAATACCTTTTCTTAAGCTTCCTTCACCGTCATCATTTAGATTGGTTACTTTATAAATTATTCCATCTCTTCCACCTGTTGCGTACTTGCCAAAACCTTCGGCAGTTGGAAATGCCAATTGCTGGGAAAAGCCCAGATTGGATAATAGTAAACCAGAAATAAATAATAAATAAACTGTTTTAAACATAGATTTTTCCGAAGAATTTAAAGTTATAAAAAAAGGAGGAATGCTTTTGTTCATACTTCCTTTTAAAGACTAATTTAAAATTAAAGATTATTGTAACCAACGTGGGTCACCAACGTTGTCGTCTATTAAAGATTGTGTTGAAACTGAGAAATCACCATTTTCTGCATTTGCATATCCAGGATCTAAGGTTGTAAATGTTGTTGAGTCATCAAATCTTGTGACTGAGGGATCATATAAGGTTGGTGCGTTAAAATAGTTGTTATTTTGAAATGTAATGAATTCATCAGTAGCATTATTATCAGAATAGCCTTCAATTTCGGTATCTGTAATTAAATTGTTTCTTGATGTGATATCATTAGCATCAAATCTTACATAAAATAATCTTCTGCTACTAGAATTTGAACATGCATATAATGTGCAATTTTCTAAAATCACATTACACGTCACTCCAGTACTATTAGATGTTCCAGCTGCATCGATTCTAAAAAAGTCTCTTCCTGGAGCACAATTGTTAAAGGTGCTTGTATTAAAATTCACATTTAAAACATCAGAGTTTCTGAAGTCAAAAAAGTCTCCTCCACTAGTTAAGACATTTGTTACTATACAATTTTCAACAGTAATTGATTGAACGATAGCATCTGTTTCATTACCAGCAATAAACGATCTGTTATAATCGTGTACGTTACATCCACTAACCAATAGCGAATTATAACTACCTGCTGCGGAGTACCTTACTGTATCTGTTAGGTCTAAAGGGATATCACCTGTTAAATCCAAATCAATTAAACTTACATCTGTAGCGCCATTCACTATAGAAAAACTTATCTTTAATAAAGGTTTTTCAAAACTTAATAAACCTCTTATTGTTAACGGTTTATCTATTGTTGCTGTTCCTGTTTGCATTGTGTAATCTCCTGCATCAAGTACTAAAACATCTCCAGGAGCTGCATCGGCAATCATTTGGAATAAATCATCAGTAGGAGTTACTAAGATACCATCACCTATATCAATACCAGTTGTAAAATTCTTATTACCTCTTACTGTGGTATTATTCAATAATTGAGCATCATATGTAGTTTCACCTGTTAAACCAGTAATTACAGCTATTCCATCTGTAATTTCTTGAGGTGTAAGATCACGTACAATATTACCTGGGTTGAGAACAATTTGTGTTACTGCGCTATTAGGCAACCATCGTAATGTAGCTTGTGTCGCTAAAATATCTCCATCCTCAGAAGGAAAAAATAACTGTTCTGTATCTGTAGTAGCTGTAGTAGTAGCATAAGTGGAATCTTCTAAACCTCTTGTACTAATTGCTTTAACGCGAATATAATACAGTGTTTCCTGACTGAGCTCAAAAAGCACAGGAAGATCGCTAGAATTTACCTGAGTCGCTACTACAGGATTACTAAAGTCTGCGTTCTCGCTAATTTCTACAAAATATAGACTAACATCATCTTCAGTTTGCCAAGTTAATTCTATAGATGTTTGGGTTCTAATTTGAGAAGATAAATCGACAGGCGCAAATTCTCTTGAAATTTGAAGCTCATCTATCAATTCATCTTCATTTTGACAATTAGTGAAAGTAAATAGTAAGATTACTACTAGAGCTATTGATTGTAATGAATGTTTTGTTTTCATAATTATAAGTATTTTTTAATTATTTTCTAGTAACCGTAATCGTTTACTAATTGACCATTACTAGCATCTATAAAGACTTGCCATATTGGCCAGAACTGCCTGTCATCTGGATTTACACCAGGTTTATACAATGAGTTTATTGTGTCATCTTCTAACATTGTCCAATCAACAGCAGAAAACTCTGGACCTGGATTTTCATCTTCATCTCTGTTTAAACCATAAATGTCTAATGTCTCACCATCTTCTTCGTATTTAAAATACAAGGTTGTTGGCACATCACTATATTCGCCTGTTCGGTTCTTTAAATTAAACATCTTTGCTTTTGCTTCATCAAGATTGGTTCCCAATAAATTCCATCTAATTAGATTTTGTTTACGAATCATTTCACCTGTAAATTCATAATTATATTCTTCAATTATGGCATCTAACATGGCTTGTTGGCTTCCCAAAGCATTTACATAAGCGTCAACTTTTTCAGGATGTAATTCCGAAGGAAAAGCTCTCATTCTAATTTCTTTTAGATAAGGTGCTGCTGCACCTGGGCCCTGTAATTCATTTGCAGATTCCGCAGCAATTAAAAGTACCTCTGCATAACGCATATATATTTTATTAACCCCATCATCATTAGTAGATGTTACATAACGGTTCATCCACTCATATCTATATTTTCCAAAATACCAAGTGTTTAAACCTACGAGCTCTTGTTGTGCTATTCCTTCAATAGGATTTCCCCATTGATATGGCACACAAGTAACATCTCTTCGCGTATCAGCTTCATCAAAATCGTAAAAAACTGTTGGGAGTGGGCCAGCGATACCTCCTCTTGGTTGTCCAGTGTGTTGATCAACACCACGATGTCTAACCGCAAAAGAGAACAATACTCTACCACGACCATCTGCAAAAGGAATCTCCCATAAGGATTCATTACCAGCAGCCAGGACTTCTTCATTATAATTTCTCCAAAATGTTTCGAAAGAAGGATTTAAACTTGCTGTACCGCTATTAATAACATCATTTGCCTCGTTTAAAGCTAAAGTATACATGTTTGCAACCGATAAAGCAGGATCGTTAGCTCTTCTTATGCCATCTGGATATTGCTGAAAACCACTAGCAACCAGTGCCAATCGTGCTCTAAAAGATTTGACAAATGCCTTGTTTATTCTTTCAGTAGTTGTTGTTTGTGCAGTTTCATTTGGCCAAGCAACCAGAGTTGCTGCTTCTCCTAAGTCTTCAATAATTTTTTTGTAGATGACTTCTCTATCCGTTTTTGGAATAAATACTGTTTCGGCTACTATAGGTTCAAAACGATATTGTACGTCGCCCCAAGCCTTCATTAAATCTGCATAATAAATAGCTCTTAATGTAAGTGCTTCACCAAGGTATTGACCAAGAACTGTTCCTGGTTCTGGATTACCATAGGTACGTAAACCTCTAATACAAATATTAGCACGTTCAATTCCAGCATACATTTGAGCCCAAGCATTGTTTTGTGTATTCATTTGTGAATTACTAGGCGTCGCATCATAGATCATTAAAGCACCTTGTGAGCTTCCATCTTCATCAGAGCTATAATTGTATTCGGAATCGGTATTGAAACCATAAAATGGAATAAAACGTCCTCTATATGAATTTGTCTGTCCCATTGGTTCAACAATGCCATCAATAGCACTTTTTGTTAAATCTGGTGAAGAAAATATCACAGATTCGTCTAATGTTGATTGTGCAGGAGCCTCTAAGAAATCACCATCAAATTCTTCACAAGATGTGAAAAATCCTGTTGCTAGTATTCCTAAAATTATAATTATTTTTTTCATTTTTAAAAGCATTTTTTATTTAAAAATTAAGGTTAAAACCAAACACGAATTGTCTGCTTCGTGGGTAAGGTGAATAGTCAACTCTAGGCGTTAAAGGGGTTCTTCTTCTTGTTGAAACTTCAGGATCCAAACCAGAATAATTGGTTATAATAAATACGTTATTTGCAGTTGCATAAAACCTCAATTTATCAACACCTAATTTTGTTGTAATAAATTCCGGTAACGTGTATCCTAAGGTAAGTGTATTTAATCTAATGTAAGAACCATCTTCTACAGCCCAATCACTAAATACATTTCTTTGCATAAAAGGAGACCAAAGTGTTGTATTTGCATTTAAAGCCTCTAATTGAGTTGGATCTGTTGCTAATTGACCTGTTGCAGGATCAAGATTTGTCCATCTATTACCATCTGCCATTATAGTACTTAAATTTCTATATTGCCCATTTTGGGTAGCTGTTGTGAATTCTATTTTATTAGCATTATATACATCAAATCCAACACTCCAATTGAACGCTGCAGAAAAATCAAAACCGTAGGCATATCCACTTAAAACCATACCTCCAATATGATCAGGA
It contains:
- a CDS encoding DUF5123 domain-containing protein, which gives rise to MKTKHSLQSIALVVILLFTFTNCQNEDELIDELQISREFAPVDLSSQIRTQTSIELTWQTEDDVSLYFVEISENADFSNPVVATQVNSSDLPVLFELSQETLYYIRVKAISTRGLEDSTYATTTATTDTEQLFFPSEDGDILATQATLRWLPNSAVTQIVLNPGNIVRDLTPQEITDGIAVITGLTGETTYDAQLLNNTTVRGNKNFTTGIDIGDGILVTPTDDLFQMIADAAPGDVLVLDAGDYTMQTGTATIDKPLTIRGLLSFEKPLLKISFSIVNGATDVSLIDLDLTGDIPLDLTDTVRYSAAGSYNSLLVSGCNVHDYNRSFIAGNETDAIVQSITVENCIVTNVLTSGGDFFDFRNSDVLNVNFNTSTFNNCAPGRDFFRIDAAGTSNSTGVTCNVILENCTLYACSNSSSRRLFYVRFDANDITSRNNLITDTEIEGYSDNNATDEFITFQNNNYFNAPTLYDPSVTRFDDSTTFTTLDPGYANAENGDFSVSTQSLIDDNVGDPRWLQ
- a CDS encoding polysaccharide lyase family 1 protein, whose protein sequence is MNKSIPPFFITLNSSEKSMFKTVYLLFISGLLLSNLGFSQQLAFPTAEGFGKYATGGRDGIIYKVTNLNDDGEGSLRKGILKKGPRIIIFEISGTIELASKLDINRGDLTILGQTAPQGGITIKGYPVTIKSNNVIIRYLRFRMGDVNNIEGDALGCRDTNNVIIDHCSISWGTDENASFYNNKDFTLQWCIISEALNNSIHSKGSHGYGGIWGGVRASFHHNLLVSNNSRNPRFSGSSTTENSENEFVDFRNNVIYNWGENNIYGGEKGSYNIINNYFKAGPATTSSKLDRIVSPSEPYGAFYVNGNVVYNFPKISANNWNGGVQCDNPELAKSNTSFDISNNIKTTSADEAYKEVLKYAGSNIFRDSADQRVVENVEKGNANYKDGIIDSQKDVGGWPIITSKSAKKDTDNDGIPNKWERKLKLKCKIQDAKSNTLDKNYNNIEVYANSLIGI
- a CDS encoding RagB/SusD family nutrient uptake outer membrane protein encodes the protein MKKIIIILGILATGFFTSCEEFDGDFLEAPAQSTLDESVIFSSPDLTKSAIDGIVEPMGQTNSYRGRFIPFYGFNTDSEYNYSSDEDGSSQGALMIYDATPSNSQMNTQNNAWAQMYAGIERANICIRGLRTYGNPEPGTVLGQYLGEALTLRAIYYADLMKAWGDVQYRFEPIVAETVFIPKTDREVIYKKIIEDLGEAATLVAWPNETAQTTTTERINKAFVKSFRARLALVASGFQQYPDGIRRANDPALSVANMYTLALNEANDVINSGTASLNPSFETFWRNYNEEVLAAGNESLWEIPFADGRGRVLFSFAVRHRGVDQHTGQPRGGIAGPLPTVFYDFDEADTRRDVTCVPYQWGNPIEGIAQQELVGLNTWYFGKYRYEWMNRYVTSTNDDGVNKIYMRYAEVLLIAAESANELQGPGAAAPYLKEIRMRAFPSELHPEKVDAYVNALGSQQAMLDAIIEEYNYEFTGEMIRKQNLIRWNLLGTNLDEAKAKMFNLKNRTGEYSDVPTTLYFKYEEDGETLDIYGLNRDEDENPGPEFSAVDWTMLEDDTINSLYKPGVNPDDRQFWPIWQVFIDASNGQLVNDYGY